In Erigeron canadensis isolate Cc75 chromosome 8, C_canadensis_v1, whole genome shotgun sequence, the DNA window ATGGGATATGCACTTTGATATGATTAATATTACATTTTAGTGCAACAATATTTGGAAACTCTTGCGGTGAAAACTGTTATTTTTTCTTGTTCATTTGTTTCTTATGGATGTTTTGTGATTTCAGTTTGGCCACTAACTGCATTGGGAATCGAACCAAAGTTCCAGATTCCTCACTCAGCTAAAATGGATGAAGTTGTTATTGCCAACGGACTTATCGGGAGTGTCCTTTCTGACTATTTTTGGTATGTAATAAATTATCTTTTGTaagaattttatatattttttagatttcTAAGTAGATTCATTTTGTGTTTGTTAGGGCATTATGTGTTGTATGGACGACTCCATTGGTTGCCACCTTGGGCATGTCTCTCACAATCCCACTCGCAATGGTAGCGGATATGATGATCCATGGCCGCCATTATTCTGCCATTTACATTCTTGGTTCTGCTCAGGTAATATACTTTGGCTGTGACTTGTGAATATTTGAAAGAGTATGAATGTATGATACTTTCGGTTTGAACCCTTCAAATGATGGATTTTATACTTGAGGTAGAGGTTTTTTGATGACTTTAAGTTTCTTTTGCCGACTCATAGCGCTCTTTCGTGCTCTACAGGTATTTGCTGGTTTTGTGATTGCTAATCTTCCCGACAAAATTTCCAAAAAAATCGGGTTATAGCACGTGATTCTGTATCACTAACTTCTACCTTCCAAAGATTATTCGTTTGAAATCTTGATTTCTCGGTGAGCTTCAACATTCTAAATCCACTGGTTCCGTATCATCAATGATGTAACAGTTGTATCATCTATAAGATTGATTGTTTGAAAATGAACTCATGGAGCTGTTGCTCGAAGGCCGTCTTGTTCCAAATTGTGATATATACATTACCTTTTTGTTATATTGATTCACGTTTTGTGGATTTGTTAGGATATAGAATGCAAGATTAATAGATATCATTTGTACCAACTTCTCAAACTTgttaatataaaatatcaagCTTTTTTTCTCTTACATTTTTTCCTGGGTCATCTAGATTAGGGTGAAACTGTATTATTtgttatctatttattttttcattttactgTAATACTATATGTGTTGCTTGAGTGTAATTATCTTCTTATTTGAATTGATTTTATGATAGCTGTATCAAGTTGTGTCAAACATTCCTTGTACTATGAATACAGCTTGTATCTGCTTAGTAAAAACATCTATACTGAGTTTTTCTAGCAAGTATAACTATTTTGAAAGATTGCAAGTGTATATACACATTCTTTTGTGTCCCCATCATACCTCATCGTTCTGCCAATTTGTCTTCTCTCCCTATCCTGGACAACATTCTCTTGTGTCCTTCATTTTCGTTCTCCCAATTATAATCCCAAAAAAACGTCGATGCTATCAATTGTCTCCTCTAATCTCCGGACAAATATCATGTCAAATTATAGTTTGTTATTTTGTCCTTGTGGATGCAATTAAGCGATGATCTGCTGCCAGATTGCTAGACCCAAAATGTCTGTCTCACATTCACCATTTGCTCGTTGTATAGTCAAGTTGGTGACGATGACGTTGAGCACAAACACCTTTCATATCTTGCCATTTGCTTGACAATTGATCATTTGCTCTTTTCTCCGTATGTGTGAGCATTGTATTATCTCATTTTCCAGTATCAAAAGGACTCAACCTTTTGGCGCTTAGCAACCGTTCATCATCTGGTATGAAAACCCATCACTATGTCAACTTTACTTCTTATTTAGTCCAATGGAGTCTTGGATCATCGTTTTTCATTCCAATATTGTGCAGATTTACTTCTTCTTAAGTTAGTCCTCCGTTTGAGTCGTCGCAAGTTAGTCTCTTTCTTGCCTTCTTCTTGTAATTGTTGTTGTGTATGAGATGAAGAAATTTGTGGGTGTTAAAAATGCAAAATTTGGTTTATTGTGTATGCCTGAATTGTGGAAATTAGTTGTGTCCATGAATATGTAGTTAGGTTTTAATCCCAGGCTTTCCCAGGAATTTTCTCAAGAATTCAAGAAGTTGGAATCTGATTTCACCAACCATAATAGTAATTTATATACGGAAAATATCAAATACTAACTATTTTTAACATGTCACTACATGCATAAAAATATTCTCGACTGTCATTTATTCATGTAATAGTATCTTAAACACAACTTAGaatcatataacaattatattatattttttgtgtggATAATCTcttgatatattgatatataagaCCATAGTTAAATTAAAGtcttataaatatctaataatttataaacaGTAATGCATTTCATTTCGACTACTTTGATTGATTTAGTCATAATTAATGTGGGAAACCAGTATTAATTTCAATATTGACATTGTCGTCTGCCTATTCgtattttgaatttgaacaaTTTGTTAACTTTTTAAGTTAGTGTTTATCATttccttttattatttaaaagaaaagaaaaggaaatggaGATGCGGGGGATCGAACCCCGTGCCTCTCGCATGCAAAGCGAGCGCTCTACCATTTGAGCTACATCCCCGTTGATTTATCTTTgtataaaacaatataaatatgaTAATTTACATCTATCTGTAatgtttttagtattttaacCCTCCCTGAGTCCCTGCCTCCCAAGTCCCAATATCACACAGCAGCCATAAAAACAACACACTTTcttctatctatatctatctgtCAAAGAACAACAAGAAATGGCAGCGTTGCAGTTATTGTTCAAATGTTACAAACCCCCATCTCCTTTAATATTCTTTAAATCAACAAAATGGTATCCACCCACAACCCATAATAATATACTATCACTTAGTGGGAGGAAAAGATTTTTTTGTTCAGCCCACACCAAACCCagtatttataataattatattaacaataataatgaaaagaATAAGGAATTACAATTGTGGTTGTATAATACAATgagtaaagaaaaagaattatttAAACCAAAAATGGATGGAAAGAAAGTAGGAATGTATGTTTGTGGTGTTACTGCTTATGATCTTAGTCATATTGGTCATGCCCGTGTTTACGTTTCTTTCGATATCCTTTTCAGGTCAGGTCCCTTTTTTTACTACTATCTGTTATTATGCAAATTACTTAAATTCTTGATTTCAGTCTAGTTTTGAGTATTCCAATTAGTTTACTTGTTGTGAATGAAAAGTCACAAGCTTTTTGGGTGGGAGCTGCTTATTTTCGTTTCCTTAGAGTAGAATATTAAGACGTTTCGCGGTTTGTGTAATTATTCTTGTAGTCTCTCAGTTGTTAAATGAGTGCCTTAAAAGAGAGTTATAAAAGGGCTCATTTAGGTTCTTATATTAGTGTTGACAAAAGACCCGAAATTTTTAAGCTTTTTGAAAGATAAGCATAAGCTCGCCCCTGAATTGTTTGGTCGTTAGGTGCGTTTTTAGTTTTAGCTTATTTTAAAGGAATACACACTTGACTTTTAGGTCAACTGAGTGCTGCTTATTTTGAACACCCGTAGGTGTCTAAAAACATGCTTGACGTACGTTGTGCATAGAAAgtaaacaagaagaaaaagtgTACGTTGTGTACTATAAAATGCTTAAGCTAATAGTAATACATTTAATTGtttcttcaatttctttgaGTTTCATTATTGTGAAAAGTAAATGCGTAGTATTtttattgtgtgtgtgtgtaaatgtTGGCAAAAAAACGTGGTATATGTTGCTTATTACTAATCAGTTGGattttctatttgttttacttgaaaCTTAGGCAGATACTTACGATTCATGGGTTATGAAGTCAATTATGTAAGGAACTttactgatgttgatgataaGGTCAGTCAGTCAAACTTATATTACATTGCTTTTTCATTCTGACTACATACACACACTTATGTGATACTTGGTGCTAAAAAAATGTAATCTTTTCTTAAGGAACATGTCATTTTGGTTTTACATACGGAGAAATCAAAGGTTTTAAATTCGATATAGAAGTATAATCCTGATTTCTGATCGAACTTGCCAGTGTTGGCAGCATTCTGTTTGAAGGACTCGTATCACTTGAATTTTCCTATGTAGAACATGTGTTTAATAATCGTTTTGCTAAAACCTAAGATTGTGGATTCAAGTACCCAATGCTTTTTACTTATGGAATGACAGGATAGCTTAGTGCAATTTTGAAATTCTGTAGATAATTGCTCGAGCAGGTCAATTAGGAGAGGATCCAATCAGCTTGAGCAGACGCTTTTGTGAAGAGTTTCATCGTGATATGGAATTTCTTCATTGCTTGCCTCCTACCGTTGAGCCTCGtgtttctgatcacatgcccCAGATCATTGATATGATCAAACAGGTATATTTTTGAATCATCAATATGTCCACTTATGTCACTAGAGCTATCTGAAATAGCTATGTAGTATTCGCTGGCCTAGTTTCAATAAATTTTATGGCACTAGCACTTCATTTTAACAATGACATAAGTCGTTATGAAACAACTAtctttcaaaatagattattttgGTAATCTTAATGGAAAACCTATAAAATACTGACATGATTGAGCAACTTTtacaaatgttttgaaaattgaaggtTTTTTCAAATGGTTTCTAGTGTTGGATATAATTGGTGAATGCATGCCTGGTTGTCATGTATATTTGATCCAACATCTCTATTGTACTATTGTAGTGATAGCTCTTCATGGTCTTGTTTTCTTCTATACGCAGACTATGCTTGGTTGTTTGACATGTGCATCTATTGCAGATTCTTGACAATGGGTGTGCCTACACAGTTGAAGGTGATGTGTACTTCTCTGTTGACAAGTCTCCTCAGTATGGACGACTCTCTGGTCGGAAGTTAGAAGATAATCGTGCTGGTGAGCGTGTCGTGGTGGACTCAAGGAAAAAGAATCCTGCTGATTTTGCTCTGTGGAAAGTAAGTTGTAAGTCATAGGATATTATATCATAGTAGGTTGGATCAATCCGAAACAGTTCTTGTCCAAAACTTTTCATCTTTGAAATTAGTTACCCTGTCAAATTGCAAAAATTTCTATTTCAACAATAATGATATGTAGCAGgttcaatatataaaaatatactgaGTGACTTTTGGTTGTTcaactctttatctttaattctttataTTTCAAgacattattttcttttttcagtTACGTGTTTGACCCagttagagataaaacataacacTAATCGACCCATTCATAAATATATGGATCGAAATTACCACTTACCTGAAAGAATCAATAACTGGAAGTTTGATGCTGTAAGCCCGTATTTTATTCAGCAATcaataagattggccttattcAGAGAATCTTTGTCAAAGAACATGTCCTATGTAACATTAAGTAGAGTTATCAATTGGTCTGATTTAAAATGTTTTGCAATTGTGCAGTGCATAGTTAATTCTCTAGTTTTCTTCTTGCAGTCTGCAAAGGAAGGTGAGCCTTTCTGGGAGAGTCCATGGGGAGCTGGAAGACCTGGATGGCATATTGAGTGTAGTGCAATGAGTGCTGCTTATTTAGGATACTCATTTGATATACATGGTGGCGGAATGGATCTTATTTTTCCCCATCATGAAAACGAAATTGCTCAGAGCTGTGCTGCATGTGACAAAAGCCACATAAGCTACTGGATACACAATGGTTTTGTGAATATCGACTCCCAAAAAATGTCCAAATCACTCGGTAACTTTTTCACAATTCGCCAGGTAAAAGGATCCTCCATATGTTATTTTTGATAATGTCTTGGCTTGGTCATTTTATTTGAGACGAATTGAAGCTGGACCCAAAATATGTTAGATGTAAGTTAATGAAGAATAAGATCTTTCTTGGTCTTCGTTGTGACTTCCAAATACTGTCTCCATCCCTTGTTAATGATAATGCTTAAGTTTGAATCATAAATCAAAGTAACATTCTGAATTGTTCAAAAGATCAAATCGCGAATTAGCAACATACTTTCACTAATTTCTATTTGGTCAGTAGACTTGAAGTATTAAAAACTTACTATCTGGAGTTTTGATCAGGAAAACTGTAGGTTGTTAATGTGAGTGCATGTTCTTAAGAATGCTTCAAAAGGTGAAAGGGTTTTTACTACTATTATTTTGAAAGTTGGATGGTCTTTAGAAATGGTTATCAAAAGTTGATTATATAATGGTTTTTAAAGTTTGCTTCCTTTTAgtaacatgttttatttttaactaataaTCAAATTAGAAATGAAGAGAAAGTAACAACTATTCACTGCAATTTATCTGTTGTCAAACATCTAGAAGGCCCTTTAATTGGCCAAATAAGTGTTACGCAAGCCAAATCAATAGCTTCAATATATCTGCAGTGGTGATATGCATATGGGGAACTTTAACGTGTATATCTTTCTACATTAGTTGCAGCATTCATGCTACATTGCTACCCTCTTTTAAAGGATCATATGCAGGCATGCAGCCATGCAGGAAATatttctttgaaatctttgaGCATAAAGTTGGGCAATTTGTTTTCTCTCAGGTTATAGAACTTTATCATCCATTGGCCTTGAGATTTTTTCTAATTGGAACACATTACCGGTCGCCTATCAATTACTCTGATGTGCAGCTAGAAAGTGCTTCTGATCGTGCTTATTACATATACCAGGTTTTGTATCTAAAACCATCTTGtgtatttatatttgatttaaagcTGCTCTATAATTAACTAAATGATATCGGTTGCAGACCTTGCAAGATTGTGTAGAAGTTGTAGGGAAGCAAGATGATCCAAGTCAGAAAGAACATATACCTACAGAAATAGTTGATTGCATACGTaatttaaatgatgtatttattacttctaTGTCTGAAGATCTCCACTCTCCAGTTGTCCTTTCTGCAATGTCTGATCCTTTGAAAACTGCCAATGATCTTCTACATACTCGTAAGGTACTCCGGTTTTCATTGTAATTTAGGCTTACTATTGTGCAAGATGACACTCCTGTGGTTTAGCCCATAAACAATTGTACCCATGGAATTGTGCAGCTACACCTTGTTTGCATTAAAGTCTTTGTCGGATTATATTATTTCTAGTCTTCAGGCATCCTATAAGTGTGTTTCTGAGCTGGCTGTAAGTAGAGGTGGAAATTTGACCTATTTACTGATAAATGGTAAATTTAGGTTATATTTAATCTCTAACAGGTCGAATGAATTAATATAAAAAGCCTACCTTAATAAGGAAACTTGTAGAACGGGTTAAAAGTCAGtgaaagtatatttaaatgaaTAGAAACTTCTAAAGTAtattgttatataaaatttattttttgcaatAATAGGATTTTTGTAGCTGTATTAAATACAATAGTTATTTTTTAATCGGTCGAGCTGGGAAAAAAACGTGTTTGTGGGTCTGATACAAACTCACCCtataataggctcgcatcaagCTGTAAGCTATTCGTAGCACTCACTCcaaaaagctagctcaaaggggTTGGGGATTCCTggacttataaaccaccaaccaatcccaaaCTTGACTGATGTGGGATTGTCGTAACAGGGTCCAACCAACCTTTACTAGCAGGTGTACGGTGTACCACTGTACCCCAACTTGGTTAGACCCATTGTGAATCCTCTAATTTTGCCATCTCTTGCATTATTAAAGCGTTGTGACCAGAAGCTGTTGAGCAAGGTAAAAACTTGAGAGCCATCCTGTTTTAGAGTAACCttttttttatgcattgttAGAAAATTTAGGATACTATTTTAGACGATCAGTTTATGCAAATAGTAAGTTAAATACTGTGAAATTCATTTCTTGATGCTATTATACTTAGTTTTCTTTGTCTCAGTATTTAACTTACTATTTGCAGGGGAAGAAGCAAGGAAAACGGATACAGTCACTTGCTGCTATAGAGAAAACTATCAGAAATGTCTTGGATATTCTAGGGCTAATGCCACCAAGTTACGTTGAGGTATCTAATTCGCTCTATACAAAAAGTTTTTGAATGGAAACATTTAAAAGGAAaagatgtaaaaaaaatatgcagcattaaacaatataaaacgtaagttattttctttggaccagataaactatATATCTTACCCGTGTTTAATTCTAATATAAGCATTTTGGACAATTGGGTTTTGTACTTCGTTTATCTACCAAAAGCATTTTTGCAAAAGCTTAAAATCAAGACTCCAGGTTTGACATAAGCATCACTATGCCAAGTagagttttctttttcttctatgACATCTTTTCGAGTAGTAAAACAGAAGTTTGGTTTCAAACTGGATTGGACTGGACCGGACCAGACTAAATATAGTATGTAACCAAATGGAGTCAGTTGCATCTGGTTCAGTTTGGTCCTTGTATGATTTGGTCAAGTCCAGTTTTTCCTTACGGCTTCTTTTCCCCTGCTGTTAGTTATTATCTTCCGGTTGGGATGTTAGTTGTTGgctttttgaaaattgaaacgaCAAGTACAATGGTTTGATAGTCCCATATACCTCTCACCTTGACCTTGAAAACAAGTATTTTGACGGTTTCATTTAGTATTGATGCTACAATCAATTATCTTGAGCATAAAAACCTTGATGTTAAATTTGTGTGCTTCGTTTTAAAGGTTTTGCAGCAATTGAGGGAGAAAGCACTGAAGCGTGCAAAACTAACCGAAGATGAAGTTGCTGATAAAATCAACGAAAGGAATGCAGCACGAATAAACAAGGAGTATGAACGATCAGATGCAATCAGAAAAGACTTGGCTACACTTGGTATTGCTCTTATGGATAGCCCTGAGGGCACATCCTGGAGACCCGCCATTCCCCTTGCGATGCAAGAACAGTATGCCTTCTCAGAGTCTTAACTTCACAAAATCACACTGGAATTCACACTCATAAGTCAACCATTTTTAGCTATTTGAGTTTTTATCTTGTACTATTCatccaaaattttcaatttttatgtatatcaaGCAAAATATAGAGGGAAAAGTGAGGCCGGTGTTGTTATACAAGTTTGGTGAAATCCCCCTTcacatcttaattttttaatatacaaGCTAATTAATTTTGGTTCAACCCGGagatattaataaaagttttagaaAAAAGTATCTTCGCCATTAAAGTTATGATAAAATTAGtagagttttcaaaaaaaaacatttttctatACAAAAATTGCatcattaaaaaacaaaagtaaaataaattttaaaaaaaattatttatgacattatTAGTAAGTTAGACAAAAAAGAATTAAACTTTAAGGAAAAATTGTGGAGgtgacaaataagctattttTGTAAATGCTTTTGtcataacaatatatattttttattatactagctaatcaattCGGGTTTAACCCGAGacgcttaattaaaaatttaaaaccaaaaaatatatagaaatatgtatttaatttgttgtcaatacattataatttgatacgGAGATAGCAACATACTTGTCAAAATTAACATTAATACATAAAACCGATTAGggtgatgaaaaattaaaaagtaactaTCATAAATCAATAGTAGATATGAAATTAAAGTTAAGGAGTTGGGATATTATctttcaatattaattaaaaataattaaggttaaaaaaataatatgaaaaaaaaatggcatattgcctaatataaaaaatagtttttaaaataaaagaaaatctattatgacatcatatatttttaaaaatagtttaagaaaaaatagtGGCATGCCACATAAGTAAAAAGTTTCTAGaaacaatctttttttatttatttaagagaTATAGAGATAGAAATTTCACTAAACTTAAAAATGCCCATATTACAATAGCAGATCAGAAATATAACGACTTGTTTTAGTCTTAATTAGGTAACCTTTTCAAATTTGTAATACAAAACCTTTGAAAAGAGCAATTTCTTTTACCAGTTGAAGGTTTAAATTTGTTGCTAGACAATGAATTTTTAGGAGTTAGTTTTGGAGTGGGaccaaatcatcatcattatctatTTACAAAAGCTCAATTGTGTGACTAAGCAGAGAACTACCGTCCTTGATTTCAAACctaaaatttatttacaaatggCCTATATGGTGTTAAGATGGTATGTTTGTATTTAAGATGTATTACATAAAATTTAGGGCTCAACTTATGATATGAaaggtattatttttattttttaaaaaacaacatataatgcacaattttaataaactaattaacatCCATGGTTCACCTCTAGGCCCATtagctttttttctttttttttttgaacatatcTAAGAGCCATTAGTTAGTTTTAGATTTATATTACACAATTTCTTCATCTAAAAAGAGATCAGTTTTCAAGTGAGATCAGTTTTCGAGTTAATGCTACTGGATAATTTATGTTTCTCTCATTTTAgggtaattaatttatttaattttttttttttttgtaattttgggGGTAAGTAGTTTAATCTTCCTTTATATATGGGggcaaataatttttttcaattttcggTGATCCACTCATTACCTTTTTACCGATATGAGTTTAGCTTATTTGGTATGTGTTATTGTCTTTTAAGGTGAACTTTAAACTTCACCTTAAGATAATAAGATAAGTAGTAATATTTTTCACTCGATTGTATCCATTTCGTAATTATGGTTGTCATCAAAATGTAATAAGCTTACTTTTT includes these proteins:
- the LOC122579726 gene encoding cysteine--tRNA ligase, chloroplastic/mitochondrial isoform X3, producing the protein MEFLHCLPPTVEPRVSDHMPQIIDMIKQILDNGCAYTVEGDVYFSVDKSPQYGRLSGRKLEDNRAGERVVVDSRKKNPADFALWKSAKEGEPFWESPWGAGRPGWHIECSAMSAAYLGYSFDIHGGGMDLIFPHHENEIAQSCAACDKSHISYWIHNGFVNIDSQKMSKSLGNFFTIRQVIELYHPLALRFFLIGTHYRSPINYSDVQLESASDRAYYIYQTLQDCVEVVGKQDDPSQKEHIPTEIVDCIRNLNDVFITSMSEDLHSPVVLSAMSDPLKTANDLLHTRKGKKQGKRIQSLAAIEKTIRNVLDILGLMPPSYVEVLQQLREKALKRAKLTEDEVADKINERNAARINKEYERSDAIRKDLATLGIALMDSPEGTSWRPAIPLAMQEQYAFSES
- the LOC122579726 gene encoding cysteine--tRNA ligase, chloroplastic/mitochondrial isoform X1; translated protein: MAALQLLFKCYKPPSPLIFFKSTKWYPPTTHNNILSLSGRKRFFCSAHTKPSIYNNYINNNNEKNKELQLWLYNTMSKEKELFKPKMDGKKVGMYVCGVTAYDLSHIGHARVYVSFDILFRYLRFMGYEVNYVRNFTDVDDKIIARAGQLGEDPISLSRRFCEEFHRDMEFLHCLPPTVEPRVSDHMPQIIDMIKQILDNGCAYTVEGDVYFSVDKSPQYGRLSGRKLEDNRAGERVVVDSRKKNPADFALWKSAKEGEPFWESPWGAGRPGWHIECSAMSAAYLGYSFDIHGGGMDLIFPHHENEIAQSCAACDKSHISYWIHNGFVNIDSQKMSKSLGNFFTIRQVIELYHPLALRFFLIGTHYRSPINYSDVQLESASDRAYYIYQTLQDCVEVVGKQDDPSQKEHIPTEIVDCIRNLNDVFITSMSEDLHSPVVLSAMSDPLKTANDLLHTRKGKKQGKRIQSLAAIEKTIRNVLDILGLMPPSYVEVLQQLREKALKRAKLTEDEVADKINERNAARINKEYERSDAIRKDLATLGIALMDSPEGTSWRPAIPLAMQEQYAFSES
- the LOC122579726 gene encoding cysteine--tRNA ligase, chloroplastic/mitochondrial isoform X2 gives rise to the protein MILVILVMPVFTFLSISFSGRYLRFMGYEVNYVRNFTDVDDKIIARAGQLGEDPISLSRRFCEEFHRDMEFLHCLPPTVEPRVSDHMPQIIDMIKQILDNGCAYTVEGDVYFSVDKSPQYGRLSGRKLEDNRAGERVVVDSRKKNPADFALWKSAKEGEPFWESPWGAGRPGWHIECSAMSAAYLGYSFDIHGGGMDLIFPHHENEIAQSCAACDKSHISYWIHNGFVNIDSQKMSKSLGNFFTIRQVIELYHPLALRFFLIGTHYRSPINYSDVQLESASDRAYYIYQTLQDCVEVVGKQDDPSQKEHIPTEIVDCIRNLNDVFITSMSEDLHSPVVLSAMSDPLKTANDLLHTRKGKKQGKRIQSLAAIEKTIRNVLDILGLMPPSYVEVLQQLREKALKRAKLTEDEVADKINERNAARINKEYERSDAIRKDLATLGIALMDSPEGTSWRPAIPLAMQEQYAFSES